A stretch of DNA from Phycisphaerales bacterium:
GCGCAGGTCTCACCCTTGGACCCGTCACTGCGTTCCGGGCTCGTATGGACGTCAACGGTGCAGCCTCCATTCGATCAGCGTCTACTCGCGGACCCAGTCAGCCTCGCTTAAGCCCGGCCCCGGCCCACTCCTAGGTCCTTCCCACACCGTTTGTTACGCTTTCACACCACTTGCCGACCCGGTTGATCCGGCGGTATGGTACCCTAACAATCAGTGTCCCCGGTCCTTCCGGGCCGACCCGGATGAACCCCGTGGACGTGCTCACCATGCACGGACGACACGGCCATCCCCGCGACCACAAGCACCCTCACAAGAAGGGCAAGGGGTCGCACCCTCACCACACCTCGCCGCACTCCACCCCCTCGAGCTCCATCGACGATGACCAGCTCATGGCCGAGCTGGACGCCGACGGCGAGATACCCGCCGATCTCACCTCCGCCCTCGCCGGCCTGAGCGTGGGCCGCGGCAACGAGGGTCTGAACGCCAAGGTCCTGGTCCTCAACAAGGCCTACGCCGCCATGCGCGTGGTGACCGCACGCCGCGCCTTCGTGCTGCTCTCCCGCGCCATTGCCGAGGTCATCCACGTTGACCCCGCCACCGCCGCCGGCGCACCCAACGCGAGCGGCGGGTTCATCAACTACGACCTCGAATCCTGGATCGAGATCAGCCAGCTGCAGCGCGAGTTCGAGCCCGACCGTCACGACTGGGTCCGCACCGTCCGCATGGAGATCGCCGTCCCCCGCATCATCCGCCTGCTGGGCTACGACCGCCTCCCCGAGCAGACCGTGAAGCTCAACCGCCGCAACCTCTTCGCCCGCGACCGCAACAAGTGCCAGTACTGCGGCCGCATTTTCCCCACCAACGACCTCTCGATCGACCACGTCCTCCCCCGC
This window harbors:
- a CDS encoding HNH endonuclease; the protein is MHGRHGHPRDHKHPHKKGKGSHPHHTSPHSTPSSSIDDDQLMAELDADGEIPADLTSALAGLSVGRGNEGLNAKVLVLNKAYAAMRVVTARRAFVLLSRAIAEVIHVDPATAAGAPNASGGFINYDLESWIEISQLQREFEPDRHDWVRTVRMEIAVPRIIRLLGYDRLPEQTVKLNRRNLFARDRNKCQYCGRIFPTNDLSIDHVLPRAQGGGDSWENLVCACIRCNARKGGRTPEQAHMKLVKKPERPKRNPIIALKLGHEKYASWKAFLDHAYWDVELR